A section of the Saccharopolyspora gregorii genome encodes:
- the eccB gene encoding type VII secretion protein EccB has translation MASTPTTKSQVQAYQFVLRRMESALVRKDAVMLHDPMGSHKRATIAGAILACIGLIGFLVWGLFGGKGSIPEPGNIVIGKDSGSVYVVTADDAAQKRLIPMLNMASAKLLVMAQGGGQGGQPVQATTVKESALADFPRGPRTGMVNAPNYLPAANNVAEPAWAICDVGQVRDNLGSEERTQRATKVETTVIGGDADHGVELKPDESLFVQDQSSGQEYLIYRVEDLPGRPHTKVVKAQVDRSEQAVMDLYGLNGVVPRTITTNMLNSVPDAPPLQIPDAPSGSVDYMLNPYDSGDVVKQTVAGAPDKYFALLPEGKQEISAGAAAVLHASKRGSQEIPNSTGTITDAKTAETQRLDMDSFPTVVPHPLSFQQAPTSCLSWHNIGGEHHVTVTVGKDAPTKTAPVKLAQHDGTGPKVDFFYMPAGKAAVVRGASNEAGADSAPIYLVSDQGVIYGIKDGATAQGLGVVTNPGALQAGPSGILRSLPKGDLLDPAQASYVYDSVPVPPGGVNRPPPNPQAQQQSGSTGG, from the coding sequence ATGGCATCAACACCCACAACGAAGTCACAGGTTCAGGCGTACCAGTTCGTCCTTCGCCGCATGGAATCGGCGTTGGTGCGCAAAGACGCGGTGATGCTGCACGACCCGATGGGCTCGCACAAGCGCGCCACCATCGCCGGTGCCATCCTCGCCTGCATCGGGCTGATCGGGTTCCTCGTCTGGGGCTTGTTCGGCGGGAAGGGGTCGATCCCCGAACCGGGCAACATCGTCATCGGCAAGGACAGCGGCAGCGTGTACGTCGTCACCGCGGACGACGCCGCGCAGAAGCGGCTGATCCCGATGCTGAACATGGCGTCCGCGAAGCTCCTGGTGATGGCGCAGGGCGGAGGCCAGGGCGGGCAGCCCGTCCAGGCGACCACGGTGAAGGAGTCGGCGCTGGCGGACTTCCCGCGCGGCCCGCGCACCGGGATGGTCAACGCCCCCAACTACTTGCCCGCGGCGAACAACGTCGCCGAGCCCGCGTGGGCGATCTGCGACGTCGGGCAGGTCCGGGACAACCTCGGCAGCGAGGAGCGGACGCAGCGCGCGACGAAGGTGGAGACCACCGTCATCGGCGGCGACGCGGACCACGGCGTCGAGCTCAAGCCCGACGAGTCGCTGTTCGTGCAGGACCAGAGCTCCGGGCAGGAGTACCTGATCTACCGGGTGGAGGACCTGCCGGGCCGGCCGCACACCAAGGTCGTCAAGGCGCAGGTGGACCGCTCCGAGCAGGCCGTGATGGACCTCTACGGGCTCAACGGGGTGGTTCCGCGGACCATCACCACGAACATGCTGAACTCGGTGCCGGACGCGCCGCCGTTGCAGATCCCGGACGCGCCCAGCGGCAGCGTGGACTACATGCTGAACCCGTACGACTCCGGTGACGTGGTCAAGCAGACCGTCGCCGGGGCACCGGACAAGTACTTCGCGCTGCTGCCCGAGGGCAAGCAGGAGATCAGCGCCGGTGCGGCCGCGGTGCTGCACGCCAGCAAGCGCGGCAGCCAGGAGATCCCGAACTCCACCGGCACCATCACCGATGCGAAGACCGCGGAGACGCAGCGCCTCGACATGGACTCGTTCCCGACGGTCGTGCCGCACCCGCTGTCCTTCCAGCAGGCACCCACGTCCTGCCTCAGCTGGCACAACATCGGCGGCGAGCACCACGTCACGGTCACCGTCGGCAAGGACGCCCCCACGAAGACCGCCCCGGTGAAGCTGGCCCAGCACGACGGGACCGGCCCGAAGGTGGACTTCTTCTACATGCCCGCCGGGAAGGCGGCCGTGGTGCGCGGCGCGTCCAACGAGGCCGGTGCCGACTCGGCCCCGATCTACCTGGTGTCCGACCAGGGCGTGATCTACGGGATCAAGGACGGTGCGACCGCGCAGGGGCTCGGCGTGGTGACCAACCCGGGTGCGTTGCAGGCCGGTCCGTCCGGGATCCTGCGGTCGCTGCCGAAGGGCGATCTGCTCGACCCGGCGCAGGCCAGCTACGTGTACGACTCCGTCCCGGTCCCGCCGGGCGGCGTGAACCGGCCGCCGCCGAACCCGCAGGCGCAGCAGCAGTCCGGCAGCACCGGCGGCTGA
- the mycP gene encoding type VII secretion-associated serine protease mycosin codes for MGFNSRNGALRRGMALVAVLGITALGPVQPALADETEFQPPPLVPDAPPTGPLSPSGNYEPTQGCMQANSSGASVVEKPWSQLTLGFERAHSEGLTGQGATVAVIDTGVNEHPRLKLTGGGGSAVPDGGANRDCDGHGTVVAGIIAAAPSPDTGFVGVAPDSQIMSIRQSSALFQDKQQNKTIGDTRTMAQAVQYATDQGASVINISQSSCQTMAAAMADGGGHNNRLHNAVKNAYDKGVVVVAAAGNTQDSCQKNPPGNPVTAVLPAWFDEYVLTVASVGQQGQASEFTVPGPWVDVAAPGEDLTALDPGSGGTGVVNQLATGPQGEPGPIQGTSFAAPYVSGLAVLIKQKFPELTAKQVMDRIEQTSLSPGGPNGRNDILGHGMIDPMAALSDVVPAEHGAQPAPAKPARLGADVIPQPDWAAMTVAFGGALGGIGAVLFTAFLINAVRTVRARRAGGDDD; via the coding sequence ATGGGTTTCAACTCGCGGAACGGCGCGCTGCGGCGCGGCATGGCGCTGGTGGCCGTGCTGGGCATCACCGCGCTCGGCCCGGTGCAGCCCGCACTGGCGGACGAGACCGAGTTCCAGCCACCGCCGCTCGTCCCCGACGCGCCGCCGACCGGGCCGCTGTCCCCGTCGGGCAACTACGAGCCCACCCAGGGCTGCATGCAGGCGAACAGCAGCGGCGCCTCCGTCGTGGAGAAGCCGTGGAGCCAGCTCACGCTCGGGTTCGAACGCGCGCACTCCGAGGGGCTCACCGGGCAGGGCGCGACCGTCGCGGTCATCGACACGGGCGTCAACGAGCACCCGCGGCTGAAGCTGACCGGCGGCGGGGGCAGCGCGGTGCCGGACGGCGGCGCGAACCGCGACTGCGACGGCCACGGCACGGTGGTGGCCGGGATCATCGCGGCGGCGCCCTCCCCGGACACCGGGTTCGTCGGGGTCGCCCCGGACTCGCAGATCATGTCGATCCGGCAGTCGTCCGCGCTGTTCCAGGACAAGCAGCAGAACAAGACGATCGGTGACACCCGCACGATGGCGCAGGCCGTGCAGTACGCCACGGACCAGGGCGCCAGCGTCATCAACATCTCGCAGTCGTCCTGCCAGACGATGGCCGCGGCGATGGCCGATGGCGGCGGGCACAACAACCGGCTGCACAACGCGGTGAAGAACGCCTACGACAAGGGCGTCGTCGTGGTCGCCGCGGCGGGCAACACCCAGGACAGCTGCCAGAAGAACCCGCCCGGCAACCCGGTCACCGCGGTGCTGCCCGCCTGGTTCGACGAGTACGTGCTGACGGTGGCGTCGGTCGGGCAGCAGGGCCAGGCCTCCGAGTTCACCGTTCCCGGCCCGTGGGTGGACGTCGCGGCACCGGGCGAGGACCTCACGGCGCTCGACCCGGGCAGCGGGGGGACCGGCGTGGTCAACCAGCTCGCGACCGGGCCGCAGGGCGAGCCGGGTCCGATCCAGGGCACCAGCTTCGCCGCCCCGTACGTCTCCGGGCTGGCGGTGCTGATCAAGCAGAAGTTCCCGGAGCTCACCGCGAAGCAGGTGATGGACCGGATCGAGCAGACCTCGCTGAGCCCCGGCGGGCCGAACGGGCGCAACGACATCCTCGGGCACGGCATGATCGACCCGATGGCGGCGCTGAGCGACGTGGTGCCCGCCGAGCACGGCGCGCAGCCCGCCCCGGCGAAGCCGGCGCGGCTCGGCGCGGACGTCATCCCGCAGCCGGACTGGGCGGCGATGACCGTCGCGTTCGGCGGGGCGCTCGGCGGCATCGGGGCGGTGCTGTTCACCGCGTTCCTGATCAACGCGGTGCGCACGGTCCGCGCGCGCCGCGCGGGCGGCGACGACGACTGA
- the eccD gene encoding type VII secretion integral membrane protein EccD — translation MATGTTVFSRVTVVAPNTRIDLALPADVAVADLLPMLLDMAREGSTDGGSRHGGWCLAKLGEEPLENSQTLSSLGVVDGELLQLRRRSDDPPPPLYDDVVDALAEAEPGSYRPWTKETAAKIGHAAGVLGFVAAAAALGLSGQAGGVLFHAITAIIALVVAVFATGIGSVVTRAYGAATTGTVIAGAGALPMAFVAGLNAVPGNDPTPKLLLASALVLIFASISLMVIGTGIVTFIAAATVSTFAVLAFIAALLLPSGASAAGVAAGAGAIGLAGISLLPRLTIQLAKLPLPHVPGNADDLKEDEGFPDYLMIERRTGLAHQYMTGLIIGCGLTAALGAILAITLANGGVFGALFAIVVAAVLLLRGRNYANGSQAVALLISGLLASVGVAAGLLVQTAVAPMAVAWVFPPLLLLSVGALVFGVVFPNRRFSPVQRRMVDILEAVLIALVLPLALGVMDLYMTIRDLNLNFF, via the coding sequence GTGGCGACCGGGACCACGGTGTTCAGCCGCGTGACAGTGGTGGCGCCGAATACTCGCATCGACTTGGCGCTGCCCGCCGACGTCGCGGTGGCGGATCTGCTGCCGATGCTGCTGGACATGGCCCGCGAGGGCAGCACGGACGGTGGCTCGCGGCACGGTGGCTGGTGCCTGGCGAAGCTGGGTGAAGAACCGCTGGAGAACAGCCAGACGCTGTCCTCGCTCGGCGTCGTCGACGGCGAACTGCTGCAGCTGCGCCGCCGCTCGGACGACCCGCCGCCCCCGCTCTACGACGACGTGGTGGACGCGCTCGCCGAGGCGGAACCGGGCAGCTACCGGCCGTGGACGAAGGAGACCGCCGCCAAGATCGGGCACGCCGCGGGCGTGCTCGGGTTCGTCGCCGCCGCCGCCGCGTTAGGACTGTCCGGACAGGCCGGTGGGGTCCTCTTCCACGCGATCACCGCGATCATCGCGCTCGTGGTCGCCGTGTTCGCCACCGGCATCGGCTCGGTCGTCACCCGCGCCTACGGCGCCGCCACCACCGGCACCGTGATCGCCGGGGCGGGCGCGCTGCCGATGGCGTTCGTCGCCGGGCTCAACGCGGTCCCCGGCAACGACCCCACCCCGAAGCTGCTGCTGGCCAGCGCGCTGGTGCTCATCTTCGCGTCGATCTCGCTGATGGTGATCGGCACCGGCATCGTCACGTTCATCGCCGCCGCGACCGTCTCCACGTTCGCGGTGCTCGCCTTCATCGCCGCCCTGCTGCTGCCGAGCGGGGCGAGCGCCGCCGGTGTCGCCGCCGGGGCCGGCGCCATCGGGCTCGCCGGGATCTCGCTGCTGCCGCGGCTGACGATCCAGCTGGCGAAGCTGCCGCTGCCGCACGTGCCGGGCAACGCCGACGACCTCAAGGAGGACGAGGGCTTCCCGGACTACCTGATGATCGAGCGCCGCACCGGCCTCGCCCACCAGTACATGACCGGGCTGATCATCGGCTGCGGGCTCACCGCCGCGCTCGGCGCGATCCTCGCGATCACGCTGGCCAACGGCGGCGTCTTCGGCGCCCTGTTCGCGATCGTGGTCGCCGCGGTGCTGCTGCTGCGCGGCCGCAACTACGCCAACGGCAGCCAGGCGGTGGCGCTGCTGATCAGCGGGCTGCTCGCCTCGGTCGGCGTGGCCGCCGGGCTGCTCGTGCAGACCGCGGTGGCGCCGATGGCCGTGGCCTGGGTGTTCCCGCCGCTGCTGCTGCTGAGCGTGGGCGCGCTGGTGTTCGGCGTGGTGTTCCCGAACCGCCGGTTCTCGCCGGTGCAGCGGCGCATGGTGGACATCCTGGAGGCGGTGCTGATCGCGCTGGTGCTGCCGCTCGCGCTGGGCGTCATGGACCTGTACATGACGATCCGCGACCTCAACCTGAACTTCTTCTGA
- the eccCa gene encoding type VII secretion protein EccCa, producing the protein MSTLQFKRLPRMAAPRPPGGEVHLEPPPEIPRVIPGNIVQKVLPGVMIVASLGMMVFMLQRAKDNPMMMMMPMMMLVSTFGMMAGGGKDGGQKKAEMNEDRKDYLRYLGQMRDRAREAADEQRLAREWVHPDPQTLWSLANGTRRMWERRPNDNDFCQVRVGRGSQRLETRLVPPQTGPVDELEPITTLALRRFVRAHSLVAQLPIATSLRGFAAVGLQGDRVLTRGLARAMLAQLATFHSPNDVIIAIASSGRSRTEWDWVKWLPHAQHPTETDGIGPMRLMSGSLWGIEEMLAEQLDERPRFQRNAAPPEGQPHIVIVLDDAEISREEQLIVEGGLAGVTIIDLSDVLGPMTQRRGMRIVVEPDRIGARGQNSVEWFGEPDALTMEEATSLARQMARYRIASGPAAVEDSGGFEPLTTQLNYIEQLGLAGDPVTFDLNEAWRPRPRDDMYRVAIGPGEQGEIVHLDIKETASGGMGPHGLCIGATGSGKSEFLRTIVLGLLATHSSAALNFVLVDFKGGATFKGFDNAPHVSASISNLGDDSTLVDRMQAALEGEMNRRQEVLDKAGAKNVWDYRKLYEAGHDNAKDPLPALFVVIDEFGELLQQKPEFADLFTMIGRLGRSLQVHLLLASQRLEEGKLRGLDSHLSYRIGLKTFNASESRAAIGIPDAADLPSNGGHGYLKHPNGMERFRAAYVSGHDHQTSGRRPIGRAASPVTGEKRPRFFIPDFVEKPPEPEAPVVEEEPKKKDDLAPTDFQLVISKVEGQWPPAHMVWLPPLDAPPTLDGLLPPLQATDDRGYTAVGHPGSGKLEVPIGLIDVPYHQRQDPLVLRFANGAEGNGAVVGGPQTGKSNLLRTMIASMALTHTPQEVQFYCVDLGGGSLSALRNLPHVGAYGNRRDPDTVRRTIAEVKSLLAAREGRFQEAGIDSMADFRNRKRRGEITDDPYGDVFLIVDGWEAFRAESEFEPLEPEINNLVQQGLAFGIHVFIGANRWAAIRPQLKDALGTRMELRLGDPGESEVNRKVAVTVPLGRPGRGLHATQLHYLTALPRVDSEKLGDRIPAEAARAEAANEKHPRPSWELYNDDLADGVADLVNRVRSSWKGRPAPQVRLLPNLLPYEQLPAKEQQPRPHLVPIGINEDGLNPVYLDFKAEPHFYAFGERESGKTALLRTIVNGITSRYTREQALILLVDVRRTMLGVVPDSHLMEYTVTADQLKNNVRDIAAALKKRLPGPDVTQEQLRDRSWWKGADLFIVIDDYELISPQGSNPLAPLAEFVAQASDVGLHMVIARNSGNASRALFEPIIGKMREVSAPGLAMSANKDDGQLVGNVKSRQLPPGRGTLVSRSLRGGPQLIQTAYSQPQ; encoded by the coding sequence GTGAGCACGCTGCAGTTCAAGCGATTGCCGCGCATGGCCGCTCCGAGGCCGCCTGGCGGGGAGGTGCACCTCGAACCGCCACCCGAGATCCCGCGGGTGATCCCCGGCAACATCGTTCAGAAGGTGCTGCCAGGCGTCATGATCGTCGCATCCCTCGGGATGATGGTCTTCATGCTTCAGCGGGCCAAGGACAACCCGATGATGATGATGATGCCGATGATGATGCTCGTCTCGACTTTCGGGATGATGGCGGGCGGCGGCAAGGACGGCGGTCAGAAGAAGGCCGAGATGAACGAGGACCGCAAGGACTACCTGCGGTACCTCGGTCAGATGCGGGATCGCGCCCGCGAGGCCGCGGACGAGCAGCGCCTCGCCCGGGAATGGGTCCACCCGGACCCGCAGACGCTGTGGTCGCTGGCGAACGGCACCCGGCGGATGTGGGAGCGCAGGCCGAACGACAACGACTTCTGCCAGGTCCGCGTCGGCCGCGGCTCGCAGCGGCTGGAGACGCGGCTGGTGCCGCCGCAGACCGGGCCGGTCGACGAGCTGGAGCCGATCACCACGTTGGCGCTGCGCCGCTTCGTGCGCGCCCACTCGCTGGTGGCCCAGCTGCCGATCGCGACCTCGCTGCGCGGTTTCGCCGCGGTCGGGCTGCAAGGCGACCGGGTGCTCACCCGCGGGCTCGCGCGAGCGATGCTGGCCCAGCTGGCGACCTTCCACTCGCCGAACGACGTGATCATCGCGATCGCCTCCAGCGGCCGGTCGCGCACCGAGTGGGACTGGGTGAAGTGGCTGCCGCACGCGCAGCACCCCACCGAGACCGACGGCATCGGCCCGATGCGGCTGATGTCCGGTTCGCTGTGGGGCATCGAGGAGATGCTCGCCGAGCAGCTCGACGAACGCCCCCGGTTCCAGCGCAACGCGGCCCCGCCGGAAGGCCAGCCGCACATCGTGATCGTGCTCGACGACGCCGAGATCAGCCGCGAGGAGCAGCTGATCGTCGAAGGCGGGCTCGCCGGGGTGACGATCATCGACCTGTCCGATGTGCTCGGTCCGATGACGCAGCGCCGCGGCATGCGCATCGTCGTCGAGCCGGACCGCATCGGCGCCCGCGGCCAGAACAGCGTGGAGTGGTTCGGCGAACCGGACGCGCTGACCATGGAGGAGGCCACCTCGCTGGCCCGCCAGATGGCGCGGTACCGCATCGCCTCCGGCCCGGCGGCCGTGGAGGACAGCGGCGGCTTCGAACCGCTCACCACGCAGCTCAACTACATCGAGCAGCTCGGCCTTGCGGGCGACCCGGTCACCTTCGACCTCAACGAGGCCTGGCGCCCACGTCCGCGGGACGACATGTACCGCGTCGCGATCGGCCCCGGTGAGCAGGGCGAGATCGTGCACCTGGACATCAAGGAGACCGCCTCCGGCGGCATGGGCCCGCACGGCCTGTGCATCGGTGCGACCGGTTCCGGCAAGTCCGAGTTCCTGCGCACCATCGTGCTGGGCCTGCTGGCCACGCACTCCTCGGCGGCGCTGAACTTCGTGCTCGTCGACTTCAAGGGCGGTGCGACGTTCAAGGGCTTCGACAACGCCCCGCACGTCTCCGCGAGCATTTCGAACCTCGGTGACGACAGCACCCTGGTCGACCGCATGCAGGCCGCGCTCGAAGGCGAGATGAACCGCAGGCAGGAGGTGCTGGACAAGGCGGGCGCGAAGAACGTCTGGGACTACCGGAAGCTCTATGAGGCCGGGCACGACAACGCCAAGGACCCGCTGCCCGCGCTGTTCGTGGTCATCGACGAGTTCGGCGAGCTGCTGCAGCAGAAGCCGGAGTTCGCCGACCTGTTCACCATGATCGGCCGGCTGGGCCGGTCGCTGCAGGTCCACCTGCTGCTCGCCTCGCAGCGCCTGGAGGAGGGCAAGCTGCGCGGCCTGGACTCGCACCTGTCCTACCGGATCGGCCTGAAGACGTTCAACGCCTCCGAGTCCCGCGCCGCCATCGGCATCCCGGACGCGGCGGACCTGCCCTCCAACGGTGGGCACGGGTACCTGAAGCACCCCAACGGCATGGAGCGGTTCCGCGCGGCCTATGTCTCCGGGCACGACCACCAGACCAGCGGGCGCCGCCCGATCGGCCGGGCGGCGTCGCCGGTGACGGGGGAGAAGCGGCCCCGGTTCTTCATCCCGGACTTCGTGGAGAAGCCCCCGGAGCCGGAGGCCCCGGTGGTCGAGGAGGAGCCGAAGAAGAAGGACGACCTGGCGCCGACCGACTTCCAGCTGGTCATCAGCAAGGTCGAGGGCCAGTGGCCGCCGGCGCACATGGTGTGGCTGCCGCCGCTGGACGCCCCGCCCACGCTGGACGGCCTGCTGCCGCCGCTGCAGGCGACCGACGACCGCGGCTACACCGCCGTCGGCCACCCGGGCAGCGGCAAGCTGGAGGTGCCGATCGGGCTCATCGACGTGCCCTACCACCAGCGGCAGGACCCGCTGGTGCTGCGCTTCGCCAACGGTGCCGAGGGCAACGGCGCCGTGGTCGGCGGTCCGCAGACGGGCAAGTCGAACCTGCTGCGCACGATGATCGCGTCGATGGCGCTCACGCACACCCCGCAGGAGGTGCAGTTCTACTGCGTCGACCTCGGTGGTGGTTCGCTCTCGGCGCTGCGGAACCTGCCGCACGTCGGCGCGTACGGCAACCGGCGCGACCCGGACACAGTGCGGCGCACCATCGCCGAGGTCAAGTCGCTGCTGGCGGCGCGCGAAGGCCGGTTCCAGGAGGCGGGCATCGACTCGATGGCCGACTTCCGCAACCGCAAGCGCCGCGGTGAGATCACCGACGACCCGTACGGCGACGTGTTCCTCATCGTCGACGGGTGGGAGGCGTTCCGCGCCGAGTCCGAGTTCGAGCCGCTCGAACCGGAGATCAACAACCTGGTGCAGCAGGGCCTCGCGTTCGGCATCCACGTGTTCATCGGCGCCAACCGGTGGGCCGCGATCCGGCCGCAGCTCAAGGACGCCCTCGGCACCCGCATGGAGCTCCGGCTCGGTGACCCCGGCGAGTCCGAGGTCAACCGCAAGGTCGCGGTGACGGTGCCGCTGGGCCGCCCGGGCCGCGGGCTGCACGCCACGCAGCTGCACTACCTGACGGCACTGCCCCGGGTGGACAGCGAGAAGCTCGGCGACCGGATCCCCGCGGAGGCGGCGCGCGCCGAGGCGGCGAACGAGAAGCACCCGCGCCCGTCGTGGGAGCTCTACAACGACGACCTCGCCGACGGCGTCGCCGACCTGGTCAACCGGGTCCGCAGCTCGTGGAAGGGCCGTCCGGCGCCGCAGGTCCGGCTGCTGCCGAACCTGCTGCCGTACGAGCAGCTGCCCGCCAAGGAGCAGCAGCCGCGTCCGCACCTGGTGCCGATCGGCATCAACGAGGACGGGCTCAACCCGGTCTACCTGGACTTCAAGGCCGAACCGCACTTCTACGCGTTCGGCGAGCGCGAGTCCGGGAAGACGGCGCTGCTGCGCACCATCGTCAACGGCATCACCAGCCGGTACACCCGCGAGCAGGCGCTGATCCTGCTCGTCGACGTGCGCCGCACGATGCTGGGCGTGGTGCCGGACTCGCACCTCATGGAGTACACGGTCACCGCGGACCAGCTGAAGAACAACGTGCGGGACATCGCCGCCGCGTTGAAGAAGCGGCTGCCCGGCCCGGACGTCACCCAGGAGCAGCTGCGGGACCGCTCCTGGTGGAAGGGCGCGGACCTGTTCATCGTGATCGACGACTACGAGCTGATCTCGCCGCAGGGCAGCAACCCGCTGGCACCGCTGGCGGAGTTCGTCGCGCAGGCCTCCGACGTGGGGCTGCACATGGTGATCGCCCGGAACTCGGGCAACGCCAGCCGTGCGCTGTTCGAGCCGATCATCGGCAAGATGCGGGAGGTCTCGGCGCCCGGTCTCGCGATGAGCGCGAACAAGGACGACGGGCAGCTCGTCGGCAACGTCAAGTCCCGGCAGCTGCCGCCGGGGCGCGGGACGCTGGTCAGCCGCTCGTTGCGCGGCGGCCCGCAGCTGATCCAGACGGCGTACTCGCAGCCGCAGTGA
- a CDS encoding helix-turn-helix domain-containing protein — protein sequence MSDTPRARALGKELRAVREQSGLTLRQLGDLIGCSEAKVSRMETARRRLAPNSVRAFLDAVDVRGANRDRLLRLAYDIDEPVWWESGIGLPAQLTELIDAEKRAVCITEASEVLVPGLLQIPDYARALFNATGVPAEQVDRLIGARLARQGILHRAEPTRYVVLLDEAALCRAVGGPAVMAAQLNAMCAVCREPNISLHVVPFTAGAHTGLDGPFLLLEFVRSRPVVHLEQRRCGAFLDDPEDVTPFLHARSSLCRTALSPDRSLELVAAYARRYECGEDTGHGDGALAEIELQR from the coding sequence ATGTCAGACACCCCCCGAGCCCGCGCGCTGGGAAAGGAATTGCGTGCCGTTCGCGAGCAATCCGGACTGACCTTGCGCCAGCTCGGCGATCTGATCGGCTGCTCCGAAGCGAAGGTGAGCCGAATGGAGACGGCCCGCCGCCGCCTCGCCCCGAATTCCGTGCGGGCCTTCCTGGACGCCGTGGACGTGCGCGGTGCTAACCGCGACCGGTTGTTGCGCCTCGCCTACGACATCGACGAACCGGTGTGGTGGGAATCGGGCATCGGATTGCCCGCGCAGCTCACCGAACTCATCGACGCGGAGAAACGCGCGGTGTGCATCACCGAGGCGTCCGAAGTCCTCGTTCCCGGACTGCTGCAGATCCCCGACTACGCCCGCGCGCTGTTCAACGCCACCGGTGTTCCGGCCGAGCAGGTCGACCGGCTCATCGGGGCCCGCTTGGCCCGGCAGGGCATCCTGCACCGCGCCGAACCGACCCGGTACGTGGTGCTGCTGGACGAGGCCGCGCTGTGCCGAGCGGTCGGCGGGCCTGCGGTGATGGCCGCGCAGCTGAACGCGATGTGCGCGGTGTGCCGGGAGCCGAACATCTCCCTGCACGTGGTGCCGTTCACCGCGGGCGCGCACACCGGACTGGACGGCCCGTTCCTCCTGCTGGAGTTCGTCCGGAGCAGGCCGGTGGTCCATTTGGAACAGCGCAGGTGCGGTGCATTCCTCGACGACCCGGAAGATGTAACGCCCTTTTTGCACGCGCGATCTAGTCTGTGCCGGACAGCGCTGAGCCCTGATCGTTCCCTGGAACTCGTAGCGGCTTATGCGCGCAGGTACGAGTGCGGGGAGGACACTGGTCATGGGGACGGGGCGTTGGCGGAAATCGAGCTACAGCGGTAG
- a CDS encoding DUF397 domain-containing protein: MGTGRWRKSSYSGSQSACVEVGSIAMRVDVRDSKDQSAVLCFRRDQWRTFLAEIKYSD, from the coding sequence ATGGGGACGGGGCGTTGGCGGAAATCGAGCTACAGCGGTAGTCAATCGGCGTGCGTGGAAGTCGGTTCGATCGCGATGCGGGTGGATGTGCGCGATTCGAAGGACCAGTCCGCGGTGCTGTGCTTCCGGCGTGATCAGTGGCGAACTTTCCTGGCCGAGATCAAGTACTCGGATTGA